A genomic region of Thunnus albacares chromosome 4, fThuAlb1.1, whole genome shotgun sequence contains the following coding sequences:
- the nab2 gene encoding NGFI-A-binding protein 2 isoform X2 produces MSLPRTLGELQLYRVLQRANLLAYYETFIQQGGDDVQQLCEAAEEEFLEIMALVGMATKPLHVRRLQKALRDWAANPALFSQPVSNVPLGGIPLFKVDGTGTSGPRKSVSNGQPGSPCEKEDRACLTPMHSGSPRSPCSQASPQPPDTHYREKLSPMDPHWLSPEPDGNCTLASASGIEEEPPSPPLLSTCPPGPSTSPSSSASFAPAGLSAWPGGQLDGETARAVVESVERLLRTLPRSDPAEVKSLLRLNKKMAKTVGHIFKMGSQDVNKEEEIRKYSLIYGRFDSKRREGKQLTHHELIINEAAAQFCMRDNALLLRRVELFSLARQVARKCAYTSTLKHARSNADENSVLSQKRARHEVIVPESVSSLLGVEGSDGLIQRADDDSLSTESLDSVSHDIGSQCNQSPSPRPPTDTSNPANWSRHLIQQTLMDEGLRLARMVSHDRAGKLSLGSEGTHSTDHDSKVERRSSITACRSGSPCITKEDSNQRGK; encoded by the exons ATGTCTCTGCCACGCACACTTGGGGAGTTGCAGCTCTATCGGGTGCTGCAAAGGGCCAACCTGCTGGCCTATTATGAAACCTTCATCCAGCAGGGTGGCGACGACgtgcagcagctctgtgaggcagCGGAGGAGGAGTTCCTGGAGATCATGGCACTAGTTGGCATGGCCACCAAGCCACTGCATGTGCGTAGGCTGCAGAAGGCCCTCCGAGACTGGGCGGCGAACCCTGCCCTTTTCAGCCAGCCCGTCTCAAACGTTCCTCTCGGGGGCATCCCATTGTTCAAAGTTGACGGGACGGGCACAAGTGGGCCCAGGAAGTCTGTGAGCAACGGCCAGCCGGGGTCACCGTGTGAAAAGGAAGATCGGGCGTGTCTTACACCAATGCACAGTGGGAGTCCAAGAAGCCCTTGCTCCCAGGCCTCCCCGCAACCGCCAGACACACACTACAGGGAAAAACTGTCACCCATGGACCCACACTGGCTCAGCCCAGAGCCCGATGGGAACTGCACTTTGGCTTCTGCATCTGGAATAGAGGAGGAGCCGCCCAGCCCACCTCTGCTGTCAACATGTCCTCCTGGTCCCTCCACATCTCCGAGCTCCTCTGCTTCTTTTGCCCCGGCGGGTCTGTCAGCCTGGCCCGGAGGACAGCTGGACGGAGAGACGGCTCGGGCGGTGGTGGAGAGCGTGGAGAGACTCCTCAGGACCCTGCCCAGGTCAGATCCTGCAGAGGTAAAGAGCCTGTTGAGGTTGAACAAGAAGATGGCAAAGACTGTGGGGCATATCTTCAAAATGGGATCCCAGGATGTGAACAAGGAAGAAGAGATCCGAAAATACAGTCTCATTTATGGACGCTTTGACTCCAAGCGGAGAGAAGGCAAGCAGCTCACACATCATGAG CTGATCATCAATGAGGCTGCAGCTCAGTTCTGCATGCGTGACAATGCCCTTTTACTGAGACGGGTGGAACTCTTTTCTTTGGCTCGGCAGGTGGCGAGAAAATGTGCCTACACCTCCACACTAAAGCATGCAAG GTCAAATGCAGATGAGAACAGCGTTCTGTCCCAGAAGAGAGCGAGACATGAG GTTATTGTGCCCGAGAGTGTGTCGTCACTTCTCGGAGTGGAGGGCTCAGACGGCTTAATTCAGAGGGCAGATGATGACAGCTTATCCACAGAAAGCCTGGATAGTGTATCACATG ACATCGGCTCACAGTGCAACCAGTCTCCATCTCCCCGTCCTCCCACCGACACTTCCAACCCAGCCAACTGGAGTCGCCATCTCATACAGCAAACGCTAATGGACGAAGGGCTGCGACTGGCTCGGATGGTGTCACACGATCGGGCTGGCAAGCTCAGCTTAGGGTCAGAGGGAACTCACTCCACAG ACCATGACAGCAAAGTAGAGAGGCGGAGCTCCATAACAGCGTGCAGGAGCGGTAGCCCTTGCATCACCAAAGAAGACTCCAACCAGAGGGGGAAATGA
- the nab2 gene encoding NGFI-A-binding protein 2 isoform X1 has protein sequence MACCSPPPSFSSPHRQQKGSQQPIRCAGGGFLPVISDEFHSRVVTSIVGETPLRLPLCTPDLTEEVQCAMSLPRTLGELQLYRVLQRANLLAYYETFIQQGGDDVQQLCEAAEEEFLEIMALVGMATKPLHVRRLQKALRDWAANPALFSQPVSNVPLGGIPLFKVDGTGTSGPRKSVSNGQPGSPCEKEDRACLTPMHSGSPRSPCSQASPQPPDTHYREKLSPMDPHWLSPEPDGNCTLASASGIEEEPPSPPLLSTCPPGPSTSPSSSASFAPAGLSAWPGGQLDGETARAVVESVERLLRTLPRSDPAEVKSLLRLNKKMAKTVGHIFKMGSQDVNKEEEIRKYSLIYGRFDSKRREGKQLTHHELIINEAAAQFCMRDNALLLRRVELFSLARQVARKCAYTSTLKHARSNADENSVLSQKRARHEVIVPESVSSLLGVEGSDGLIQRADDDSLSTESLDSVSHDIGSQCNQSPSPRPPTDTSNPANWSRHLIQQTLMDEGLRLARMVSHDRAGKLSLGSEGTHSTDHDSKVERRSSITACRSGSPCITKEDSNQRGK, from the exons ATGGCGTGCTGCAGTCCGCCCCCGTCATTCTCCAGCCCACACAGACAGCAAAAAGGCAGCCAGCAACCAATACGGTGCGCCGGAGGAGGATTTCTGCCAGTGATTTCAGACGAG TTTCACTCTCGAGTGGTGACATCGATTGTTGGAGAGACACCTTTGCGTCTCCCTCTCTGCACACCGGACCTGACCGAAGAAG TGCAGTGTGCCATGTCTCTGCCACGCACACTTGGGGAGTTGCAGCTCTATCGGGTGCTGCAAAGGGCCAACCTGCTGGCCTATTATGAAACCTTCATCCAGCAGGGTGGCGACGACgtgcagcagctctgtgaggcagCGGAGGAGGAGTTCCTGGAGATCATGGCACTAGTTGGCATGGCCACCAAGCCACTGCATGTGCGTAGGCTGCAGAAGGCCCTCCGAGACTGGGCGGCGAACCCTGCCCTTTTCAGCCAGCCCGTCTCAAACGTTCCTCTCGGGGGCATCCCATTGTTCAAAGTTGACGGGACGGGCACAAGTGGGCCCAGGAAGTCTGTGAGCAACGGCCAGCCGGGGTCACCGTGTGAAAAGGAAGATCGGGCGTGTCTTACACCAATGCACAGTGGGAGTCCAAGAAGCCCTTGCTCCCAGGCCTCCCCGCAACCGCCAGACACACACTACAGGGAAAAACTGTCACCCATGGACCCACACTGGCTCAGCCCAGAGCCCGATGGGAACTGCACTTTGGCTTCTGCATCTGGAATAGAGGAGGAGCCGCCCAGCCCACCTCTGCTGTCAACATGTCCTCCTGGTCCCTCCACATCTCCGAGCTCCTCTGCTTCTTTTGCCCCGGCGGGTCTGTCAGCCTGGCCCGGAGGACAGCTGGACGGAGAGACGGCTCGGGCGGTGGTGGAGAGCGTGGAGAGACTCCTCAGGACCCTGCCCAGGTCAGATCCTGCAGAGGTAAAGAGCCTGTTGAGGTTGAACAAGAAGATGGCAAAGACTGTGGGGCATATCTTCAAAATGGGATCCCAGGATGTGAACAAGGAAGAAGAGATCCGAAAATACAGTCTCATTTATGGACGCTTTGACTCCAAGCGGAGAGAAGGCAAGCAGCTCACACATCATGAG CTGATCATCAATGAGGCTGCAGCTCAGTTCTGCATGCGTGACAATGCCCTTTTACTGAGACGGGTGGAACTCTTTTCTTTGGCTCGGCAGGTGGCGAGAAAATGTGCCTACACCTCCACACTAAAGCATGCAAG GTCAAATGCAGATGAGAACAGCGTTCTGTCCCAGAAGAGAGCGAGACATGAG GTTATTGTGCCCGAGAGTGTGTCGTCACTTCTCGGAGTGGAGGGCTCAGACGGCTTAATTCAGAGGGCAGATGATGACAGCTTATCCACAGAAAGCCTGGATAGTGTATCACATG ACATCGGCTCACAGTGCAACCAGTCTCCATCTCCCCGTCCTCCCACCGACACTTCCAACCCAGCCAACTGGAGTCGCCATCTCATACAGCAAACGCTAATGGACGAAGGGCTGCGACTGGCTCGGATGGTGTCACACGATCGGGCTGGCAAGCTCAGCTTAGGGTCAGAGGGAACTCACTCCACAG ACCATGACAGCAAAGTAGAGAGGCGGAGCTCCATAACAGCGTGCAGGAGCGGTAGCCCTTGCATCACCAAAGAAGACTCCAACCAGAGGGGGAAATGA